The proteins below are encoded in one region of Sphingobium yanoikuyae:
- a CDS encoding CoxG family protein, whose amino-acid sequence MQMTGEERIAAPRDAVWQALNDPAVLRQCIPGCQSLERDGGDRLRAEIAVKIGPIGARFAGTVTLSEIDAPNGYRISDEGQGGTVGHARGGAKVTLAADGRATRLSYAVEAEVGGRLAQLGGPIIDATAKQLAGQFFRNFNAVVSGADAPAEDGPVAAVTAPVLAAPSAGGHPWGWIIALLLALATGVLLERSGVAGTGMVAIGLLLAVTALAGFEAGRRGRR is encoded by the coding sequence ATGCAGATGACCGGCGAGGAGCGGATCGCCGCGCCGCGCGACGCGGTATGGCAGGCGCTCAATGATCCGGCGGTGCTGCGCCAGTGCATTCCCGGCTGCCAGTCGCTGGAGCGTGACGGCGGGGACCGGTTGCGGGCCGAGATCGCGGTGAAGATCGGGCCGATCGGCGCGCGCTTTGCCGGCACCGTCACCCTGTCGGAGATCGACGCCCCCAATGGCTATCGCATCAGCGATGAGGGCCAGGGCGGCACGGTGGGCCATGCCCGTGGCGGCGCGAAGGTGACGCTGGCCGCCGATGGCCGGGCCACGCGCCTGTCCTATGCGGTCGAGGCCGAGGTTGGCGGCCGGCTGGCGCAGCTGGGTGGACCGATCATCGACGCCACGGCGAAGCAGCTTGCGGGGCAATTCTTCCGTAACTTCAACGCAGTGGTCAGCGGCGCAGACGCGCCGGCGGAGGATGGTCCGGTCGCGGCGGTGACGGCGCCGGTGCTGGCCGCTCCATCGGCGGGCGGCCATCCCTGGGGCTGGATCATCGCGCTTTTGCTGGCGCTGGCGACCGGGGTGCTGCTGGAGCGCAGCGGCGTGGCGGGCACCGGCATGGTAGCGATCGGCCTGTTGCTGGCGGTGACGGCGCTGGCCGGGTTCGAGGCCGGGCGCAGGGGGCGGCGATGA
- a CDS encoding PQQ-dependent dehydrogenase, methanol/ethanol family has translation MRGTRGLFLVRTVAGLALAASAAGLVAQQAMQTGTGADWPGVGGSADESGYSQLSAINTANIRKLGLAWSLDLEGEVSLEATPLAVNGILYFSGSYGAVYAVDGASGRLIWKYDPEIWKVNPTRQAMGMGVNRGVAYDNGRIFIGVLDGRLIALDARTGAVAWSVNTLPPGTMHSLTGAPRTFNGKVIIGNGGADIGQRGFVTAYDQKTGAQVWRFWTVPGSPEQNAGDPVMEMAAKSWNGSYWKTGTGGTVWNGMTFDPELNRIYLGVGNAGPYDPEKRSPGGGDNLFVASIVALDADSGQYIWHYQQNPRESWDYKATANMIAATVTIDGRPRQVLMQQPTNGFFYVLDRETGKLISAEKVGKVSWASHIDMATGRPVETANVHYQDGPVDIYPSTLGSHNWQAMSYSPQTGLAYIPYMQAGARYAKADKGFLASITGASASFITEKRDKDDLTGALLAWDPVAQKARWRMTRPHLWNGGTLATAGGLVFQGTADGYVRAHDAASGKELWRFNAGLGIIGAPMSYAIGDTQYVSLLVGWGGTTAAASEILNVGWKYGAQPRRLLSFAIGGKARLAPSPPRDMAVHALDDPGIVLDEKAVAAGKEMGFICGACHGMAFKGAGAPGPDLRESALSLSEENFYQVVQEGALAERGMPRFPLGKAQIHNIWSYLRATAREALGTRKPDTDTPTAARF, from the coding sequence ATGCGGGGGACACGCGGGCTGTTTCTGGTGCGGACGGTGGCGGGACTTGCGCTGGCGGCGTCGGCCGCGGGGCTGGTGGCGCAGCAGGCGATGCAGACCGGCACGGGGGCCGACTGGCCGGGCGTCGGCGGCAGCGCCGACGAGAGCGGCTATAGCCAGCTGAGCGCGATCAACACCGCCAATATCCGCAAGCTGGGCCTGGCCTGGTCACTCGACCTGGAGGGCGAGGTATCGCTGGAGGCGACCCCGCTGGCGGTGAACGGCATCCTCTATTTCAGCGGCAGCTATGGCGCGGTCTATGCCGTCGACGGGGCGAGCGGCAGGCTGATCTGGAAATATGATCCGGAAATCTGGAAGGTCAATCCGACCCGGCAGGCGATGGGCATGGGCGTCAATCGCGGTGTCGCTTACGATAATGGCCGCATCTTCATCGGCGTGCTCGATGGCCGACTGATCGCGCTGGATGCCAGGACCGGCGCGGTCGCCTGGAGCGTCAACACGCTGCCGCCCGGCACGATGCACAGCCTGACCGGCGCGCCGCGCACCTTCAACGGCAAGGTCATCATCGGCAATGGCGGCGCCGACATCGGCCAGCGCGGCTTCGTCACCGCCTATGACCAGAAAACCGGGGCGCAGGTCTGGCGCTTCTGGACGGTGCCGGGCAGCCCGGAGCAGAATGCCGGCGACCCGGTGATGGAAATGGCGGCCAAGAGCTGGAACGGTTCCTACTGGAAGACCGGCACCGGCGGCACGGTGTGGAACGGCATGACCTTCGACCCGGAGCTCAACCGCATCTATCTGGGCGTCGGCAATGCCGGCCCTTATGACCCGGAAAAGCGCAGTCCGGGCGGCGGCGACAATCTGTTCGTCGCCTCGATCGTCGCGCTGGATGCCGATAGCGGCCAATATATCTGGCATTATCAGCAGAACCCCCGCGAAAGCTGGGATTACAAGGCGACGGCCAACATGATCGCCGCGACCGTGACGATCGACGGCCGGCCGCGCCAAGTGCTGATGCAGCAGCCGACCAACGGCTTCTTCTATGTGCTGGACCGCGAGACCGGAAAACTCATCTCGGCCGAGAAGGTCGGCAAGGTGAGTTGGGCCAGCCATATCGACATGGCCACGGGACGCCCGGTGGAAACCGCCAACGTCCATTATCAGGACGGGCCGGTCGACATCTATCCCAGCACATTGGGCAGCCATAACTGGCAGGCGATGAGCTACAGCCCGCAGACGGGGCTGGCCTATATCCCCTATATGCAGGCCGGCGCCCGCTACGCGAAGGCGGACAAGGGATTCCTGGCCAGCATCACCGGGGCCAGCGCTAGCTTCATTACGGAAAAGCGCGACAAGGACGACCTGACCGGCGCGCTGCTGGCGTGGGACCCGGTGGCGCAGAAGGCACGCTGGCGCATGACGCGGCCCCATCTGTGGAATGGCGGGACGCTGGCGACGGCCGGCGGGCTGGTGTTCCAGGGGACGGCCGACGGCTATGTCCGCGCCCATGATGCGGCGAGCGGCAAGGAATTGTGGCGGTTCAATGCGGGGCTGGGGATCATCGGCGCCCCGATGAGCTATGCCATCGGCGATACTCAATATGTGTCGCTGCTGGTCGGCTGGGGGGGCACCACGGCAGCGGCCAGCGAGATATTGAATGTCGGCTGGAAATATGGCGCCCAGCCCCGCCGCTTGCTGAGCTTCGCGATCGGCGGCAAGGCGCGGCTCGCCCCCTCCCCGCCGCGCGACATGGCGGTCCATGCGCTCGACGATCCCGGCATCGTGCTGGACGAAAAGGCGGTGGCCGCGGGCAAGGAGATGGGTTTCATCTGCGGCGCCTGCCACGGCATGGCGTTCAAGGGGGCCGGCGCACCGGGACCGGACCTGCGCGAATCCGCCCTGTCGCTGTCGGAGGAGAATTTCTACCAGGTGGTGCAGGAGGGCGCGCTGGCCGAACGGGGCATGCCGCGCTTCCCGCTGGGCAAGGCGCAGATCCACAATATCTGGTCCTATCTGCGCGCCACCGCGCGCGAGGCGCTGGGCACGCGCAAGCCCGACACCGACACGCCCACGGCGGCGCGCTTCTGA
- a CDS encoding FAD binding domain-containing protein yields MKPAPFDYVRATSIDHACTLLAEAGGGAQLLAGGQTLMPLLALRMSQPFILIDIGHLPELQGIAAHAGGLRIGAATRQADALVHPLLAQALPVFVTALAHVGHHQTRNRGTIGGSIALGEPAAEMPATAVALGASMTLRSVRGARTMAADALYLGPYATAIAPDEMLVAIDYPAWPADAVPLFREVARRPGDFALVGLVGALAIAEGRIERAGIAWFGMGPTPMRARQAEQALVGQAIDRVDVQAIADLAIADSAPFDDGHASAAYRRSVGRRIFASSLAQALDRRLAA; encoded by the coding sequence ATGAAGCCCGCGCCGTTCGACTATGTCCGCGCCACCAGCATCGACCATGCCTGCACGCTGCTTGCCGAGGCCGGCGGCGGCGCACAATTGCTGGCGGGCGGCCAGACGCTGATGCCGTTGCTGGCGCTGCGCATGAGCCAGCCCTTCATCCTGATCGACATCGGCCATCTGCCCGAATTGCAGGGCATCGCCGCCCACGCCGGCGGCCTGCGGATCGGCGCGGCGACCCGGCAGGCCGATGCGCTGGTCCATCCCCTGCTGGCGCAGGCCTTGCCCGTCTTCGTCACGGCGCTGGCCCATGTCGGCCATCACCAGACCCGCAATCGCGGGACGATCGGCGGATCGATCGCGCTGGGTGAACCGGCGGCCGAGATGCCGGCGACGGCGGTGGCGCTGGGGGCCTCCATGACCCTGCGATCGGTGCGCGGCGCGCGGACCATGGCCGCCGACGCCCTCTATCTTGGTCCCTATGCGACCGCGATCGCGCCGGACGAGATGCTGGTGGCGATCGATTATCCGGCCTGGCCGGCGGATGCGGTGCCGCTGTTCCGCGAAGTAGCGCGGCGGCCCGGCGATTTCGCACTGGTCGGGCTGGTCGGCGCGCTGGCGATCGCGGAAGGCCGGATCGAGCGGGCGGGCATCGCCTGGTTCGGCATGGGGCCGACACCGATGCGCGCGCGGCAGGCGGAGCAGGCGCTGGTCGGCCAGGCGATCGACCGAGTTGATGTGCAGGCCATTGCCGATCTGGCGATCGCCGACAGCGCGCCGTTCGACGATGGCCATGCCAGCGCCGCCTATCGACGCAGCGTCGGCCGGCGCATCTTTGCCAGCAGCCTGGCGCAGGCGCTCGACCGGAGGCTGGCGGCATGA
- a CDS encoding amino acid permease gives MIFGRVKPLDAILATAEKKSLHRSLGAFQLTMLGIGAVIGTGIFVLTAEAAQKAGPGMMLSFVIAGFVCAVAALCYAEMAAMVPVSGSAYTYSYAVMGELIAWMVGWALILEYAVAAGAVSVGWSGYVVGLIEHTFHLDIPDLLTRGPFDGGMVNLPAMLIASLVTWLLVIGTKESATVNAVLVAIKVSALTLFIVLSVPVMNMKGFTPFMPLGFSGVSAAAASIFFAYVGFDAVSTAAEETKNPQRNMPIGLIGSLAICTIFYMLVAAGVIGTVGAQPVYGPAGEVLAPGSTALSQQCAALAAAGTEAVTCSKEALAWTLREIGWPQIGNLLGLAAGLALPSVILMMMFGQTRIFFVMSRDGLLPELFSKVHPTYKTPHVITILTGIFVALFAAFFPVGILADISNSGTLFAFAAVSIAVMRLRKTDADRKRPFRTPAIYITAPIAIAGCAYLFWSLGVETKLMFVGWATLGLIVYFAYSRSRSHVGRGVVDVAEAGAGIPPQPVPPLPGAHTPGGQDA, from the coding sequence ATGATTTTCGGGCGCGTTAAGCCTCTCGACGCCATATTGGCGACGGCAGAGAAAAAATCACTGCATCGCTCACTGGGCGCATTCCAACTCACCATGCTGGGCATCGGCGCCGTCATCGGCACCGGCATTTTCGTGCTGACGGCCGAAGCCGCGCAAAAGGCGGGGCCGGGCATGATGCTCTCCTTCGTCATTGCCGGCTTCGTCTGCGCGGTCGCCGCGCTCTGCTATGCCGAAATGGCCGCCATGGTCCCGGTCTCGGGTTCGGCCTATACCTATAGCTACGCTGTGATGGGCGAACTCATCGCCTGGATGGTCGGCTGGGCGCTGATCCTCGAATATGCGGTCGCCGCCGGCGCCGTGTCGGTGGGCTGGTCCGGCTATGTGGTCGGCCTCATTGAACATACCTTCCATCTCGACATACCCGATCTGCTGACGCGCGGGCCGTTCGATGGCGGCATGGTCAATTTGCCGGCGATGCTGATCGCGTCGCTCGTCACCTGGCTGCTGGTCATCGGCACCAAGGAAAGCGCCACCGTCAACGCGGTGCTGGTCGCGATCAAGGTGTCGGCGCTGACCCTGTTCATCGTCCTGTCGGTGCCGGTCATGAACATGAAGGGCTTCACCCCGTTCATGCCGCTCGGCTTCTCGGGCGTGTCGGCCGCTGCCGCCTCGATCTTCTTCGCCTATGTCGGCTTCGACGCGGTTTCGACCGCAGCGGAGGAAACCAAGAATCCGCAGCGCAACATGCCGATCGGTCTGATTGGCTCGCTCGCCATCTGCACCATCTTCTACATGCTGGTGGCCGCCGGCGTGATCGGCACCGTCGGCGCACAGCCGGTCTATGGCCCGGCCGGCGAAGTCCTCGCCCCCGGTTCGACCGCCCTGTCGCAGCAGTGCGCCGCCCTGGCCGCTGCCGGCACCGAAGCCGTCACCTGCTCGAAGGAAGCGCTGGCCTGGACCCTGCGTGAAATCGGCTGGCCCCAGATCGGCAACCTGCTCGGCCTCGCCGCCGGCCTGGCCCTGCCTTCGGTCATCCTGATGATGATGTTCGGCCAGACCCGCATCTTCTTCGTCATGAGCCGCGACGGCCTGCTGCCGGAACTCTTCTCGAAGGTGCATCCGACCTACAAGACGCCGCACGTCATCACCATCCTGACCGGCATCTTCGTGGCGCTGTTCGCGGCCTTCTTCCCGGTCGGCATTCTGGCGGACATCTCCAACTCGGGCACGCTCTTCGCCTTCGCCGCCGTGTCGATCGCGGTGATGCGCCTGCGCAAGACCGATGCGGACCGCAAGCGTCCGTTCCGCACTCCGGCCATCTACATCACCGCGCCGATCGCCATCGCCGGCTGCGCCTATCTCTTCTGGAGCCTGGGCGTCGAAACCAAGCTGATGTTCGTCGGCTGGGCGACGCTCGGCCTGATCGTCTATTTCGCCTATAGCCGCAGCCGCAGCCATGTCGGCCGGGGCGTGGTCGATGTGGCGGAGGCTGGCGCGGGCATCCCGCCCCAGCCGGTGCCGCCGCTGCCGGGCGCGCACACGCCGGGCGGCCAGGACGCCTGA
- a CDS encoding FadR/GntR family transcriptional regulator, which yields MTSSSQTLPDVGDGSRLYQQLARRLLADLAGGRYAVGDRLPPERELAIEHDVSRPTVREAIIALEVQGLVEVRVGSGAYVVRIPGADRQATETPRFSITAFELMEARLAIEGEAAALAALHARPDELDELDRLVAQIASENLRDGDAYAVDQQFHMLIAQATRNAALVDSVARLWEMRASAPESRLLLAKARAAKVTPVVEEHRVIAQAIRARDPAAARAAMRGHLAAVIDHLLFATEEAAVEEARKAAQSTRARFAPGAD from the coding sequence ATGACCAGTTCTTCCCAGACCCTGCCGGACGTCGGCGATGGCAGCCGCCTTTATCAGCAACTGGCCCGGCGGTTGCTCGCGGACCTGGCGGGTGGCCGCTATGCCGTGGGCGACCGGCTGCCGCCCGAGCGCGAGCTGGCGATCGAGCATGATGTCAGCCGCCCGACCGTGCGCGAGGCGATCATCGCGCTGGAGGTGCAGGGACTGGTCGAGGTGCGGGTCGGATCGGGCGCCTATGTGGTGCGGATTCCCGGCGCCGATCGCCAGGCGACCGAGACGCCACGGTTCAGCATCACCGCCTTCGAACTGATGGAGGCGCGACTGGCGATCGAGGGCGAGGCGGCAGCGCTGGCGGCGCTCCATGCCCGGCCGGACGAACTGGACGAACTGGACCGGCTGGTCGCGCAGATCGCCAGCGAGAATCTGCGCGATGGCGATGCCTATGCGGTCGACCAGCAATTCCACATGCTGATCGCGCAGGCGACGCGCAACGCGGCGCTGGTCGACAGTGTCGCTCGGCTGTGGGAAATGCGGGCGAGCGCGCCGGAATCCCGGCTGCTGCTCGCCAAGGCCCGTGCCGCCAAGGTAACGCCGGTGGTCGAGGAACATCGCGTCATCGCCCAGGCGATCCGGGCGCGCGATCCGGCGGCGGCGCGGGCAGCGATGCGCGGCCATCTGGCGGCGGTGATCGACCATCTGCTGTTCGCGACCGAGGAGGCAGCGGTCGAGGAAGCGCGCAAGGCGGCGCAATCGACCCGCGCCCGCTTTGCCCCCGGCGCGGACTGA
- a CDS encoding (2Fe-2S)-binding protein, producing MSEHRISMTVNGQQHRGLVDGRLTLSDWLREAAGYTGVHVGCEQGVCGACTVIVDGRAVRSCLMLAVQADGCSLTTVEGLAAADGTLHPVQQALKDCHGLQCGFCTPGIVMTLAALRADDSRPDEEAMTEAMSGHLCRCTGYQGIRRAIRQLAAEDGAP from the coding sequence ATGAGCGAGCATCGCATTTCGATGACGGTGAACGGCCAGCAGCATCGCGGGCTGGTCGACGGGCGGCTGACGCTGAGCGACTGGCTGCGCGAGGCGGCGGGCTATACCGGCGTGCATGTCGGCTGCGAGCAGGGGGTGTGCGGCGCCTGTACCGTGATCGTAGACGGGCGCGCGGTGCGATCCTGCCTGATGCTGGCGGTGCAGGCCGATGGATGCAGCCTGACCACGGTCGAGGGGCTGGCGGCGGCCGACGGCACGCTCCATCCGGTGCAGCAGGCGCTCAAGGATTGCCATGGCCTGCAATGCGGTTTCTGCACGCCCGGCATCGTCATGACCCTGGCCGCGCTCCGTGCGGATGACTCTCGCCCCGACGAAGAGGCGATGACCGAGGCCATGTCCGGCCATCTGTGCCGCTGCACCGGCTATCAGGGGATACGCCGCGCGATCCGGCAACTGGCGGCGGAGGATGGTGCGCCATGA
- the pgeF gene encoding peptidoglycan editing factor PgeF, giving the protein MIELLRAPALGDVPHGFAGRQGGVSTGVCAGLNVGLGSEDDRLAILRNRDLARDALLPGATLVTVRQVHSPDVVTVTAPIAEDERPEADAMVTRTPGLILGILTADCVPVLFADREAGVIGAAHAGWKGAISGVTDRTIAAMEMLGATRAGIACAIGPCIGRASYEVTLDFAERFERDDADNARFFSAGRAGHCQFDIAAYVASRLQAAGIGRISLLDEDTYSQADRFFSYRRSCHAQESDYGRQISMIALPS; this is encoded by the coding sequence ATGATCGAGTTGCTGCGGGCGCCCGCGCTGGGCGATGTCCCGCATGGCTTTGCCGGACGACAGGGGGGCGTATCGACCGGGGTGTGCGCCGGTTTGAATGTCGGGCTGGGATCTGAGGACGACCGGCTGGCGATCCTGCGCAACCGCGATCTGGCGCGCGACGCGCTGCTGCCCGGCGCGACGCTGGTGACGGTGCGGCAGGTCCATTCGCCCGATGTGGTGACCGTGACCGCGCCGATCGCCGAGGATGAACGGCCCGAGGCGGATGCGATGGTGACGCGCACGCCGGGGCTGATCCTGGGCATATTGACCGCCGACTGCGTGCCGGTGCTGTTCGCCGACCGGGAAGCCGGCGTGATCGGCGCGGCCCATGCCGGCTGGAAGGGCGCGATCAGCGGCGTCACCGACCGGACGATCGCGGCGATGGAGATGCTGGGCGCGACGCGTGCGGGCATTGCCTGCGCCATCGGCCCCTGCATCGGGCGTGCTTCCTATGAGGTGACTTTGGACTTTGCCGAACGGTTCGAGCGGGACGACGCGGACAATGCGCGATTCTTCAGCGCCGGGCGCGCCGGCCACTGCCAGTTTGACATTGCCGCCTATGTCGCGTCGCGGCTGCAGGCGGCGGGGATCGGCCGGATCAGCCTGCTGGACGAGGACACCTATAGCCAGGCCGATCGCTTCTTCAGCTATCGCCGGTCCTGCCATGCGCAGGAAAGCGATTATGGCCGGCAGATATCGATGATCGCCTTACCCAGCTGA